One window of Aerococcus tenax genomic DNA carries:
- a CDS encoding ArnT family glycosyltransferase produces the protein MFNLFLFILSTYGYVSCLEKRLAVSPYLSWILVIAGQSLTIFAFALLNLLQPTMYLIYYLGFILLAVYLFQQSRSSQESFLDLFKRKFSWISFIFLLTFLIRVIFMKEMPLIFWDNFSHWGLIVKFFFNEQRLATDLDKIIYYRSYPPAVSLYINYVVNFLGYSEGHMIIGNFMVNLAALYAFFTPFNVKKNKITGFLVLFLIAVFYLMDDHVKMYNLLVDNLLAYLTLAGFAGLYHYRENRKISSLIVILLAGFLGLVKGSGIFFAVLVIAVYCYYLTKYDKDKAPFSLKKYLPVLLSLLPFAMWKLYVRLMYDTSQFRHSVHFDWSQLHLKAKIVAKFILQSLDPWTPSTWGLVLIVVLVLVMLLVTIREKNLQKRLMTFSGILFAVLFVYYLSTMAMYLTAMPMDEAIKLAQFDRYTLTGVFVGLGSISLVAIKYFESRVEDKSDHSLYGKKLIYSGLIGIYFISLAYDLVDAAIEKRNFISESIPYEYQKMGIDNHKLNNKKVLVLASGKWNTDNAGNLYLYTPNTHLYKGNPDVVKNYDQILILDNKEATQTWVKELTGQQLAPGFYDVKDVVNEKLIQK, from the coding sequence ATGTTCAATCTATTTTTATTTATCTTGTCGACCTATGGCTATGTCTCCTGCTTAGAGAAGCGCTTAGCCGTTTCGCCTTATCTGTCTTGGATCTTAGTAATTGCTGGTCAAAGTTTGACGATTTTTGCTTTTGCCTTGTTGAACTTATTGCAACCGACCATGTATCTTATTTATTACTTAGGTTTTATCCTATTAGCTGTTTATCTATTTCAGCAAAGTCGCTCTAGCCAGGAAAGTTTCCTTGACCTTTTCAAAAGAAAATTTTCCTGGATTAGCTTTATTTTCTTGTTAACCTTTTTAATTCGGGTGATTTTTATGAAGGAGATGCCTCTTATTTTTTGGGATAACTTTTCCCATTGGGGGCTGATTGTTAAATTCTTCTTCAATGAACAGCGCTTAGCGACTGATCTAGACAAGATTATCTACTATCGGTCATACCCACCGGCAGTTTCTCTATACATCAATTATGTGGTTAATTTCCTGGGTTATAGCGAAGGCCATATGATTATCGGCAATTTTATGGTCAATTTAGCTGCCCTCTATGCTTTTTTTACCCCCTTTAATGTCAAGAAAAATAAAATCACCGGCTTTTTGGTCCTCTTTTTAATCGCAGTCTTTTATTTAATGGATGACCACGTTAAAATGTATAATTTGCTAGTGGATAACTTGCTGGCTTATCTGACCTTGGCTGGCTTTGCTGGTTTATACCACTATCGGGAGAATAGAAAGATTAGTTCGCTAATTGTTATTCTCCTTGCCGGCTTCTTAGGCCTGGTTAAGGGGAGCGGGATTTTCTTTGCTGTCTTAGTTATTGCTGTTTATTGCTATTATTTGACCAAGTACGACAAGGATAAAGCGCCATTTTCTCTAAAAAAATATTTACCTGTTTTACTGAGTCTACTTCCCTTTGCTATGTGGAAACTCTATGTAAGGTTAATGTATGATACCTCACAATTTCGCCATAGTGTTCACTTTGATTGGAGCCAACTACATCTTAAGGCCAAAATTGTGGCTAAATTTATCCTTCAAAGTTTGGATCCCTGGACGCCTTCAACTTGGGGACTGGTTTTGATAGTAGTCTTAGTTTTAGTGATGCTTTTAGTGACCATCAGAGAGAAGAATTTGCAGAAGCGGCTAATGACTTTTTCTGGAATTCTTTTTGCCGTGTTGTTTGTTTACTATTTGAGTACCATGGCCATGTACTTGACCGCTATGCCAATGGATGAAGCAATTAAACTGGCTCAATTCGATCGTTATACCCTGACAGGGGTATTTGTGGGACTAGGAAGTATTAGTCTAGTGGCGATTAAATATTTTGAGAGTCGAGTCGAGGACAAGAGCGATCATTCACTTTATGGCAAGAAGCTCATCTATAGCGGACTTATTGGCATTTACTTTATCAGTCTGGCCTATGATTTAGTCGATGCCGCTATTGAAAAGAGAAACTTCATCAGTGAGTCTATTCCCTATGAATATCAAAAAATGGGCATTGATAACCATAAATTAAACAATAAAAAGGTCTTAGTATTGGCCAGTGGTAAGTGGAATACCGATAATGCTGGCAATTTGTACCTCTACACCCCCAATACTCATCTCTATAAGGGCAATCCAGACGTGGTTAAAAATTATGACCAGATCCTGATTTTAGATAATAAGGAAGCGACCCAGACCTGGGTCAAGGAATTGACTGGCCAACAATTAGCTCCGGGTTTCTACGACGTGAAGGATGTTGTCAATGAAAAACTTATTCAAAAATAG
- a CDS encoding cytidylyltransferase domain-containing protein: protein MNILAVIPARGGSKGIPRKNVRILNGHPLIAYAIMNAQNSQYQMDVCVSTDDEEIARVAETYQAEVVWRGENLSSDAVTLDPVIYDAYQKMESKKGVHYDLIITLQATSPLLQTQTLDQAIGKMINDPAIDTLISVVNHPHLSWTEDDSGKIIPNYKERLNRQYLPANYSETGAFLITRDHAIEENSRIGQHLAVFQVPESESTDIDTAQDWWVVENEMNKKNILIRVEGYAEIGLGHVYRGLALAYGLIHHKVHFVTSQQSNLAQEKLKASHFPYTVINSEKEILDLIDEYDADILINDILDTSIDYMQMLKKRDLRIINFEDIGPGADLADAVINDLYAPQKKGSQYYWGSPYYIIRDEFLINSPSDFHEEVKNIFVIFGGVDPNNLTQKVLEAIPFVENAKDIQFTIVVGPGYPYFEQVKDQAESMPYAIDVIQNVKVMSDYMNKSDIAVSSQGRTMLELASMGVPTILLAQNERELTHEFGYLSNGFMNLGLGQAIDSQSIGRTLNWLIETPQIRQQMHQQMLANDLRHGLDRVLKIILE from the coding sequence ATGAATATATTAGCTGTTATACCAGCACGTGGAGGCTCTAAGGGAATTCCACGCAAGAACGTGAGAATACTTAATGGGCATCCGTTAATCGCTTATGCCATTATGAATGCTCAAAATAGCCAATATCAGATGGATGTCTGTGTCTCAACGGATGATGAAGAAATCGCCCGCGTCGCAGAAACTTACCAAGCTGAAGTGGTATGGCGAGGAGAAAATTTATCAAGTGATGCAGTCACCTTAGATCCAGTAATTTATGATGCTTATCAGAAGATGGAGTCTAAGAAGGGGGTCCATTATGACCTGATTATTACCCTGCAAGCGACTTCACCGCTCTTACAAACCCAAACCCTGGACCAAGCCATTGGCAAAATGATCAATGATCCAGCTATCGACACCTTGATCAGTGTGGTTAACCACCCGCATTTATCTTGGACAGAGGATGATTCAGGCAAGATTATTCCTAATTACAAGGAGCGACTCAATCGCCAATATTTACCAGCTAACTATTCTGAAACTGGCGCTTTCCTGATTACCCGTGACCATGCCATAGAAGAAAATTCAAGGATAGGCCAACACTTAGCTGTTTTTCAGGTTCCCGAATCGGAGTCGACCGATATCGATACGGCTCAGGATTGGTGGGTGGTTGAAAATGAAATGAATAAGAAAAATATTCTTATTCGTGTAGAGGGTTATGCCGAAATTGGTTTAGGACATGTCTACCGTGGCTTAGCCCTAGCTTACGGCTTGATCCATCATAAGGTCCACTTTGTGACTAGTCAGCAATCGAATCTGGCCCAGGAAAAATTAAAGGCCAGTCATTTTCCCTACACAGTAATCAATTCTGAAAAGGAAATTCTTGATCTGATTGACGAATATGATGCTGACATTTTAATTAATGATATTTTAGATACGTCTATTGATTATATGCAAATGCTCAAAAAGCGCGACCTGCGTATCATCAATTTTGAAGATATTGGCCCAGGAGCTGACCTCGCTGATGCGGTGATTAACGATCTATACGCTCCTCAGAAAAAGGGTAGCCAATATTATTGGGGAAGCCCCTATTACATCATTCGGGATGAATTCTTAATTAATTCTCCTAGTGATTTTCATGAAGAAGTGAAGAATATTTTTGTTATTTTTGGTGGGGTGGATCCTAATAACCTAACCCAAAAAGTATTGGAGGCTATTCCCTTTGTCGAAAATGCCAAAGACATTCAATTTACCATTGTTGTTGGCCCTGGCTATCCTTACTTTGAACAAGTGAAGGACCAGGCAGAAAGTATGCCATACGCTATTGATGTGATTCAAAATGTCAAAGTCATGTCTGATTATATGAATAAATCGGATATCGCGGTTTCTTCCCAAGGACGGACCATGTTAGAGTTAGCATCTATGGGAGTACCAACGATTCTCTTGGCTCAAAATGAGCGGGAATTGACCCATGAATTTGGCTATTTATCCAATGGCTTTATGAACCTAGGTTTAGGTCAGGCCATTGACAGCCAATCCATTGGGCGAACTTTGAATTGGTTGATTGAGACACCACAAATTCGTCAACAAATGCACCAACAAATGTTAGCCAATGATTTACGTCATGGTTTAGATCGTGTATTAAAAATTATTTTAGAGTAA
- a CDS encoding polysaccharide deacetylase family protein, giving the protein MNKKALFITSILTVLLLGLAGILYYNHHITVAKVEKEVNEIYFNNKHDYINPNYSLEDLEKVKYDSRHIYGDHAKELQELIDRAIDKRKAIQFLNDSVLDDKPIIEGNQVNKDWVIEDGVSAEEVDKKKDRFNFDYSDKLVEDLKANYGLLQQVAQSNETIENKIDHLPEKFMIESLDKDLDAFNQVAKEISNYIDHTNKEGQADLFKKRLMDYALSVKEQTANQDGYSKSLEKLLKQDELASVLTGSPVDYRPLVAITFDDGPDDNVENAMDICEQYGIKATFFLQGNNTEKKPELAREIVKRGHHVANHSYDHPDFAKLTDKQILDQINRTQDIIKQATGVTPTLFRTPYGQDRARTTQLVAPLKPCYWNTTSRDWQLTDPDDIYDMIMKNMQHHSVILQHSRYTATTDALKKVIPELKKRGYVFVFPEQIPDIKTWNHN; this is encoded by the coding sequence ATGAACAAAAAAGCTTTATTTATAACCAGTATTTTAACGGTTTTGCTATTAGGCTTGGCTGGAATTTTATACTATAACCACCATATTACGGTGGCCAAAGTTGAAAAAGAAGTTAATGAAATTTATTTTAATAATAAGCATGACTATATCAATCCGAATTATTCTTTGGAGGATTTAGAGAAGGTTAAATATGATAGTCGCCACATCTATGGTGACCATGCGAAGGAATTACAAGAGCTCATTGATCGGGCGATTGACAAGCGGAAGGCCATTCAATTCCTGAATGACTCTGTTCTTGATGATAAGCCGATTATTGAAGGCAACCAGGTCAACAAGGATTGGGTCATTGAAGATGGAGTTTCTGCTGAAGAGGTTGATAAGAAAAAAGATCGCTTTAATTTCGACTACTCAGACAAGTTAGTGGAAGATTTAAAAGCTAACTATGGACTTTTACAGCAGGTGGCCCAATCGAATGAGACGATTGAAAATAAAATTGATCATTTACCAGAGAAGTTTATGATTGAAAGCTTAGATAAAGACCTTGATGCTTTTAACCAGGTTGCTAAGGAAATATCCAATTATATCGACCATACCAATAAGGAAGGTCAAGCTGACCTCTTTAAAAAGCGCTTAATGGACTACGCTTTATCAGTAAAAGAACAGACGGCTAACCAGGATGGCTATAGCAAGTCCCTAGAAAAATTACTTAAGCAGGATGAATTAGCCAGTGTGCTGACAGGGTCGCCAGTGGATTATCGGCCTTTAGTGGCTATTACCTTCGATGATGGTCCTGATGATAATGTCGAAAATGCCATGGATATCTGTGAACAATACGGCATCAAGGCAACCTTCTTCTTACAAGGAAATAATACCGAAAAGAAACCAGAATTAGCCCGCGAGATCGTTAAACGTGGCCACCATGTGGCAAACCACTCTTATGATCACCCTGATTTTGCTAAATTAACAGATAAGCAAATTTTAGACCAAATTAATCGTACCCAAGATATCATTAAACAAGCAACGGGAGTAACGCCGACATTATTTAGAACGCCTTATGGCCAAGATCGAGCGCGGACGACTCAATTAGTTGCCCCCTTAAAACCTTGTTATTGGAATACCACGTCCAGAGACTGGCAATTAACGGACCCCGATGATATCTATGATATGATCATGAAAAATATGCAACACCATTCTGTTATTTTACAGCATTCTAGGTATACGGCGACAACCGATGCCTTGAAGAAAGTGATTCCGGAACTGAAGAAGCGGGGCTATGTGTTTGTCTTTCCTGAGCAAATCCCTGACATCAAAACTTGGAATCATAACTAA